One genomic segment of [Phormidium] sp. ETS-05 includes these proteins:
- a CDS encoding type I glyceraldehyde-3-phosphate dehydrogenase, with protein sequence MIRVAINGFGRIGRNFMRCWLGRQNSNLDVVAINDTSDPKTNSHLLKYDSMLGKLNADISADDNSITVNGKTVKCVSDRNPLNLPWAEWGIDLVIESTGVFIDNPGASKHIQAGAKKVLITAPGKGSNIGTYVMGVNHHSYKHEDYAILSNASCTTNCLAPVVKVLHERFGIIKGTMTTTHSYTGDQRLLDASHRDVRRARAAALNIVPTTTGAAKAVALVIPEMAGKLNGIALRVPTPNVSVVDFVATVQKKTFTEEVNEALQEAANGPLKGILAYSDLPLVSGDYKGTDESSIVDSSLTMVMDGDLVKVIAWYDNEWGYSQRVVDLAELAAERWAA encoded by the coding sequence GTGATAAGAGTAGCAATCAACGGTTTCGGACGCATCGGGCGCAACTTCATGCGCTGCTGGCTGGGTCGCCAAAATAGTAATCTGGATGTGGTCGCTATCAACGACACGTCAGACCCAAAAACTAACTCTCACTTGCTGAAGTATGATTCTATGCTCGGCAAGTTGAACGCTGATATTAGTGCCGATGATAATTCAATTACCGTCAACGGCAAGACGGTTAAATGTGTCTCCGATCGCAACCCCTTAAACTTGCCTTGGGCAGAATGGGGAATCGACTTGGTAATTGAATCCACTGGCGTCTTTATTGACAATCCCGGCGCCTCCAAACATATCCAAGCTGGCGCTAAGAAAGTGCTGATTACTGCTCCTGGTAAAGGTAGCAATATCGGCACCTATGTGATGGGGGTCAACCACCACTCTTACAAGCACGAAGATTACGCCATTCTCAGCAACGCTAGCTGTACCACCAACTGTTTAGCTCCCGTGGTTAAGGTCCTCCACGAACGCTTTGGCATTATCAAAGGCACCATGACCACGACCCACAGTTACACTGGCGACCAGCGGTTGCTCGATGCCAGCCACCGGGACGTGCGTCGGGCTCGCGCCGCTGCTCTCAACATCGTCCCCACTACTACTGGTGCTGCTAAAGCTGTGGCTCTGGTGATCCCAGAAATGGCTGGTAAGCTGAATGGGATTGCCTTGCGGGTGCCCACTCCCAACGTTTCTGTGGTTGACTTTGTAGCCACTGTGCAGAAAAAGACTTTTACTGAGGAAGTCAATGAGGCTCTGCAGGAAGCTGCTAATGGTCCTCTGAAAGGCATCTTGGCTTACAGCGACCTACCTCTGGTTTCTGGTGACTATAAAGGCACGGATGAGTCCTCGATCGTCGATTCTAGCTTGACGATGGTGATGGACGGAGACTTGGTAAAAGTCATCGCTTGGTATGACAACGAGTGGGGCTACAGTCAGCGGGTAGTTGACTTGGCGGAACTCGCTGCAGAAAGATGGGCGGCTTAA
- a CDS encoding glucose-6-phosphate isomerase, protein MDGIQLWQRYQEWLYYHQELSLFLDVSRMQFDQSFVNSMQPKFDKAFGQMAALEAGSIANPDENRMVGHYWLRDPDLAPQPEIKQRIVQTLEAIEDFTAKIHSGVIHPPNAPKFTDVLSIGIGGSALGPMFVAEALAPDFPPLAIHFIDNTDPAGIDRILHRLQDRLSTTLVLVISKSGGTPDTRNGMVEVQHAFAQAHLHFPAHAVAITGIDSKLDQQAKSEGWVTTFPMEDWVGGRTSEMSAVGLLPAALQGIAIREMLDGAKLMDTATRIPDIKTNPAALMAMSWYYAGNGKGEKDMVVLPYKDSLLLFSRYLQQLIMESLGKEKDLDGNTVHQGIAVYGNKGSTDQHAFVQQLREGVPNFFATFIEVLEDRTGPSPEVETGVTTGDYLCGFLLGTRQALYEKGRDSITVTIPQVNPRTVGALIALYERVVGLYAGLININAYHQPGVEAGKKAAASILELQKRLIEVLQAEAAPLSLEALASKVGALEQVETVYQILRHQAANQRGVVLQGNLGKPATVLASFKADS, encoded by the coding sequence ATGGATGGAATTCAACTGTGGCAACGCTATCAAGAGTGGCTCTACTACCACCAAGAGCTTTCCCTGTTCTTAGATGTCAGTCGGATGCAGTTTGACCAGAGCTTTGTCAACAGCATGCAGCCCAAGTTTGACAAAGCTTTCGGGCAGATGGCCGCCTTAGAAGCAGGCAGCATCGCCAACCCGGACGAAAACCGGATGGTGGGTCACTACTGGCTGCGAGACCCGGACTTGGCACCACAACCGGAAATCAAACAGCGCATCGTCCAAACCTTAGAGGCGATCGAAGACTTTACCGCCAAAATCCACTCCGGTGTCATTCATCCCCCCAACGCCCCTAAATTCACCGACGTTCTCTCGATCGGCATTGGCGGTTCCGCTCTCGGTCCGATGTTCGTCGCCGAAGCCCTCGCCCCCGACTTCCCGCCCCTGGCAATTCACTTTATCGACAACACCGACCCCGCCGGAATCGATCGCATCCTGCACCGCCTGCAAGACCGTCTGAGTACCACCCTCGTCCTCGTCATCTCCAAATCCGGTGGCACCCCCGATACCCGCAACGGCATGGTAGAAGTGCAACACGCCTTTGCCCAAGCCCACCTCCACTTTCCCGCCCACGCCGTCGCCATCACCGGTATCGACAGCAAACTAGACCAACAAGCTAAGTCTGAAGGGTGGGTAACCACCTTCCCGATGGAAGACTGGGTAGGAGGACGCACCTCAGAAATGTCCGCCGTGGGTTTACTCCCTGCTGCCTTGCAAGGAATTGCCATTCGCGAGATGCTCGACGGCGCCAAACTCATGGACACCGCCACCCGCATCCCAGACATCAAAACCAATCCCGCCGCCCTCATGGCCATGTCCTGGTACTATGCCGGTAACGGAAAAGGCGAAAAAGATATGGTGGTGTTGCCATACAAAGACAGTCTGCTCCTATTCAGCCGCTATCTCCAGCAGCTAATTATGGAATCTCTAGGCAAAGAAAAAGACCTAGACGGCAACACCGTCCATCAAGGAATTGCCGTTTACGGCAACAAAGGCTCTACCGACCAGCACGCCTTTGTTCAGCAACTGCGTGAAGGCGTCCCCAACTTCTTTGCCACATTTATCGAAGTCTTGGAAGACCGCACCGGACCGAGCCCAGAAGTAGAAACCGGAGTCACCACCGGCGATTACCTCTGCGGCTTCCTCCTCGGCACCCGCCAAGCTCTCTATGAAAAGGGGCGAGATTCTATCACTGTCACCATTCCCCAAGTCAATCCCCGTACCGTAGGAGCTTTAATTGCCCTCTACGAGCGGGTGGTAGGACTTTATGCTGGGCTGATTAATATCAACGCCTATCATCAACCGGGAGTGGAAGCAGGCAAGAAGGCAGCAGCTAGCATCCTGGAACTGCAAAAGCGCCTCATAGAGGTTCTCCAGGCTGAAGCCGCCCCCCTATCTTTGGAGGCGCTAGCCTCCAAGGTGGGGGCTCTTGAGCAGGTGGAAACTGTTTACCAAATTCTGCGCCACCAGGCGGCTAATCAGCGCGGGGTGGTTTTACAGGGCAATTTGGGCAAACCAGCCACAGTTCTGGCATCTTTCAAAGCAGATTCTTAA
- a CDS encoding low molecular weight protein-tyrosine-phosphatase: MPDKKLLFVCLGNICRSPAAENIMNYLVAEKNMTGSIWCDSAGTSSYHVGSAPDRRMVEAARKRGMQFTGKSRQLEKADLEKFDLILAMDRENYRDILALDPQGKYREKVRMMCDFCRHHQTKEVPDPYYGGADGFDRVIDLLLDACAGLLEDIAPEG, from the coding sequence ATGCCAGATAAAAAACTCCTATTTGTGTGCCTTGGTAATATCTGCCGTAGTCCCGCTGCCGAAAACATTATGAACTATTTGGTCGCGGAAAAAAACATGACTGGGAGTATCTGGTGTGATTCAGCGGGTACTTCTAGTTATCATGTGGGAAGTGCGCCTGACCGCCGCATGGTAGAGGCAGCAAGAAAGCGGGGAATGCAGTTTACGGGAAAATCTCGCCAGCTAGAAAAGGCAGATTTAGAGAAATTCGACCTGATTCTGGCGATGGATCGGGAAAATTATCGGGATATTCTGGCGCTGGATCCCCAGGGCAAGTATCGGGAAAAAGTGCGGATGATGTGCGATTTTTGCCGCCACCATCAGACAAAGGAAGTGCCGGACCCTTATTACGGCGGAGCCGATGGATTTGACCGGGTAATTGATTTGCTGTTAGATGCTTGCGCGGGACTGCTAGAAGATATTGCCCCAGAAGGCTGA
- the murC gene encoding UDP-N-acetylmuramate--L-alanine ligase, with translation MQNQIDFSGRPFHFIGIGGIGMSALAYILAKSQWPVYGSDIRSSHITQSLQEIGAHIFWRQDASNLDFFRQRSEPGEKYLVSVAAAETGEYGLTAVTPRTEVSKTLEMSGDWLPQVICSTAINRSNAEYRAALDLGCPIFHRSDLLAALMGQYPQSIAVAGTHGKTTTSSAIGYMLLSAGLDPTIVVGGEVNAWGGNARMGSSPLFVAEADESDGSLVKLAAKIGVVTNIELDHPDHYESIEQVVATFQVFQQQCETLVGSIDCPIVRERLQPSLSYSLRPEAGADYTVDCVAYRADGTTARVWERGAILGQLSLSLLGEHNLSNALAVVAVGRLLGLDFKMIAAGLASFEGSRRRFERRGEANGILFVDDYAHHPSEIRATLSSARLHARGLGSTAPRRVVAIFQPHRYSRTEAFLSEFAESFGEADLVVVSDIYSAGEPNLGKISGNTVAEAISKHHPGVHYQSSLEAVAEFLKKTLMPGDLALFLGAGNLNQTIPELMAFHREVATSEVARHPA, from the coding sequence ATGCAAAATCAGATTGATTTCAGCGGGAGACCTTTCCATTTCATTGGCATTGGTGGGATTGGAATGTCAGCTTTAGCATATATTCTTGCCAAGAGCCAGTGGCCGGTGTATGGCTCGGATATTCGCTCTAGCCATATCACTCAGAGCTTGCAAGAAATCGGTGCCCATATATTCTGGCGTCAAGATGCCAGCAATTTAGATTTTTTCCGGCAAAGGAGCGAACCAGGGGAGAAATATTTAGTCTCGGTGGCTGCGGCAGAGACTGGGGAGTACGGGTTAACAGCGGTGACGCCTCGGACAGAAGTCAGCAAGACTCTGGAAATGTCGGGGGATTGGTTGCCCCAAGTGATATGCTCCACAGCAATAAATCGGAGTAATGCGGAATATCGAGCGGCGCTAGATTTAGGTTGCCCGATTTTCCACCGTTCGGATCTACTGGCGGCGTTGATGGGGCAGTATCCTCAAAGTATCGCCGTGGCGGGAACCCACGGGAAAACCACAACCAGCAGCGCGATCGGCTATATGTTGTTGTCGGCTGGTCTCGACCCGACGATCGTGGTGGGGGGAGAGGTGAATGCCTGGGGTGGTAACGCCAGGATGGGGAGCAGTCCATTATTCGTGGCGGAAGCGGATGAGTCTGATGGTTCTTTGGTGAAGCTGGCCGCAAAAATCGGTGTAGTGACTAATATAGAGTTGGATCACCCAGACCACTACGAAAGCATCGAGCAGGTAGTGGCAACTTTCCAGGTGTTCCAGCAGCAATGTGAAACCCTGGTGGGGTCGATCGACTGCCCCATAGTCCGAGAACGCCTGCAACCGAGCCTGTCTTACAGCTTGCGGCCAGAAGCGGGAGCTGATTACACAGTAGATTGCGTGGCCTATCGGGCAGACGGAACAACAGCGAGAGTGTGGGAGCGCGGAGCTATCTTAGGTCAGCTTTCCCTATCTCTATTGGGCGAACACAATCTCAGTAATGCCCTGGCAGTAGTAGCAGTGGGCCGGTTGTTGGGGTTGGATTTTAAGATGATCGCCGCTGGTTTGGCCAGCTTCGAGGGCAGCCGCCGCCGGTTTGAACGTCGGGGAGAGGCTAATGGCATTTTGTTTGTGGATGACTATGCCCACCACCCGAGCGAAATTCGTGCCACCCTCAGTTCAGCTAGGCTCCACGCCCGGGGATTGGGATCCACAGCACCGAGACGGGTAGTGGCAATTTTCCAACCCCATCGCTACAGTCGCACCGAAGCATTTTTATCGGAGTTTGCCGAATCCTTTGGCGAAGCGGATCTAGTGGTAGTAAGTGATATTTACAGTGCCGGGGAACCAAATTTAGGCAAAATCAGTGGGAACACAGTGGCAGAGGCTATCTCCAAACATCACCCGGGAGTGCATTACCAATCATCTCTCGAGGCGGTGGCCGAGTTTCTCAAGAAAACCTTAATGCCCGGGGATTTGGCTCTGTTTCTCGGAGCTGGGAATTTAAATCAAACGATCCCGGAATTGATGGCTTTCCATCGGGAAGTTGCCACCTCTGAAGTAGCCCGCCACCCCGCTTAA
- the accB gene encoding acetyl-CoA carboxylase biotin carboxyl carrier protein — MQMDLTELRELLAAIDKTDISELILKSDDFELTVRKGTTLAEGSLSPLEAGLRLRAGAASGAEPAAALAPTTAPNVVPLPGSQTNESRTPGATQVATTSGSGAAPSSPPPGSEKWVEVKSPMVGTFYRAPAPDEPPFVNPGDRVRVGQTLCIIEAMKLMNEIEAEVSGQILDIKVQNGTSVEFDQVLITISPD, encoded by the coding sequence GTGCAAATGGACTTAACCGAACTGCGCGAGCTGCTAGCAGCGATCGATAAAACTGATATTTCCGAGCTGATTTTAAAAAGTGATGATTTCGAGCTGACCGTGCGCAAAGGGACTACTCTCGCGGAGGGTAGCTTATCTCCCTTGGAAGCTGGGCTCAGGCTCCGCGCTGGCGCTGCCAGCGGTGCTGAACCAGCGGCGGCTCTGGCTCCCACCACCGCCCCTAATGTAGTTCCCCTCCCCGGTTCCCAAACTAATGAGAGCCGAACCCCAGGAGCGACTCAGGTGGCTACTACCTCTGGGTCTGGGGCGGCGCCATCGAGTCCTCCACCGGGTAGCGAGAAATGGGTTGAGGTGAAGTCCCCGATGGTGGGCACTTTTTACCGCGCCCCCGCCCCAGATGAGCCGCCTTTTGTCAACCCGGGCGATCGGGTTCGGGTGGGTCAAACCCTATGTATTATCGAGGCGATGAAGCTGATGAACGAGATTGAGGCGGAAGTGTCTGGCCAAATCTTAGATATTAAGGTGCAAAATGGCACTTCTGTAGAGTTCGATCAGGTTTTAATCACCATCTCCCCCGACTAA
- the thiL gene encoding thiamine-phosphate kinase, with protein MLVSDIGEKGLLERLHRFCPPEIIGDDAACIPWDAPESAHLVVTTDVLVDGVHFSDATTTAADAGWRAAAANLSDLAAMGAIPLGITVGLAVRGDTPVNWVEGLYEGMAACLGSYATPIVGGDVVRSPVNTIAITAFGRGNPEMTIRRSNAQPGDAIVVTGWHGAARAGLELLLHPEKGAILSAQTRQNFIQAHRRPRPRLDVRESLWYVKSSVSSSPLRVAGMDSSDGLADAICQIAAASGCGASIERGLIPMPPALAAWLGAETAIDWALYGGEDFELVLCLPPESARALVGKLKSPGAIVGEISADAGVWLRDRTGLYPDQELSLSLGFQHF; from the coding sequence ATGTTAGTTAGTGATATTGGAGAAAAAGGACTTTTAGAGCGGTTACACCGCTTTTGTCCTCCAGAAATTATCGGTGACGATGCTGCCTGTATCCCTTGGGATGCCCCAGAAAGCGCTCATTTAGTTGTCACTACAGATGTCTTGGTGGATGGGGTGCATTTCAGCGATGCCACCACCACTGCGGCTGACGCTGGCTGGCGGGCGGCAGCGGCCAATTTATCGGATTTGGCGGCAATGGGCGCCATCCCTTTGGGGATTACGGTGGGGTTGGCAGTGAGGGGGGATACCCCAGTGAATTGGGTGGAGGGACTCTATGAGGGGATGGCGGCTTGTTTGGGGAGCTACGCTACGCCTATCGTGGGGGGAGATGTGGTGCGTTCTCCTGTAAATACAATTGCGATTACAGCTTTTGGCCGGGGAAACCCAGAAATGACGATTCGTCGGTCCAACGCTCAACCGGGGGATGCGATCGTGGTGACGGGATGGCATGGAGCCGCTCGCGCTGGGTTGGAATTGCTGCTGCACCCAGAAAAAGGAGCAATTTTGAGCGCCCAGACTCGCCAAAACTTCATTCAGGCCCATCGGCGTCCCCGTCCTCGTCTTGACGTGAGGGAAAGTTTGTGGTATGTGAAATCATCTGTTAGCTCATCGCCCCTGCGGGTAGCAGGGATGGATAGCAGTGATGGCTTAGCAGATGCTATATGTCAAATCGCCGCCGCCAGTGGTTGTGGTGCGAGTATTGAACGGGGCTTGATTCCGATGCCACCAGCTTTGGCGGCTTGGCTCGGAGCCGAAACAGCCATAGATTGGGCTTTATATGGTGGGGAAGATTTTGAGTTGGTGTTGTGTCTGCCACCGGAAAGCGCCCGCGCCTTGGTGGGGAAATTGAAGAGCCCGGGGGCGATCGTGGGTGAGATTAGCGCCGATGCTGGAGTGTGGCTGCGCGATCGTACTGGACTATATCCCGACCAGGAATTAAGCCTGAGCCTAGGATTTCAGCATTTTTGA
- the efp gene encoding elongation factor P: MISSNDFRPGVTIELDGAVWRVVEFLHVKPGKGSAFVRTKLKNVQNGSVVERTFRAAEVVPQANLEKRTMQYTYKDAEQLVFMDMETYEESRLNPEQIGDRVKYLKEGMEVNVVRWGVQVIEVELPNSVTLTVTETDPGIKGDTATGGSKPAIVETGAQVMVPLFISIGERIKIDTRNDSYLGRE, from the coding sequence ATGATTTCTAGCAACGACTTTAGACCGGGCGTCACGATCGAGTTAGATGGTGCAGTTTGGCGGGTGGTGGAATTTCTCCACGTCAAACCCGGAAAAGGTTCCGCCTTCGTGCGAACCAAGCTGAAAAACGTCCAGAATGGGAGCGTCGTGGAGCGCACTTTCCGCGCTGCGGAAGTGGTGCCCCAAGCGAATTTGGAAAAGCGCACGATGCAATACACCTACAAGGATGCTGAGCAGTTAGTGTTTATGGATATGGAAACTTATGAGGAATCACGCCTGAACCCGGAGCAAATCGGCGATCGCGTTAAGTACCTCAAGGAAGGCATGGAAGTTAATGTCGTCCGGTGGGGCGTGCAAGTGATCGAGGTGGAATTGCCTAACTCCGTCACCCTCACCGTGACCGAAACCGACCCCGGTATCAAAGGTGATACCGCCACTGGTGGTAGCAAACCGGCAATTGTGGAAACCGGGGCGCAAGTCATGGTGCCTTTGTTTATCTCGATCGGAGAGCGGATCAAAATCGATACCCGTAACGATTCTTATCTCGGTCGAGAATAA
- a CDS encoding response regulator transcription factor, with protein sequence MPLTILVVDDDPGIRLAVGDYLEFCGYSVLVAANGKDALESLSTYRPQLMVTDAVMPEMDGFELVKQIRQIPSMRLLPVIFLTAHAKTQDRILGYQLGCDIYLPKPFELEELGAVIRNLLERSQLIQAEWRFASGPLAPPLPHPIVPQISLTTRETEVLQLLAMGLSNGGIGARLHLSPRTVEKYVSSLLRKTETTNRAHLVRFAIEQHLI encoded by the coding sequence ATGCCGTTGACGATTCTGGTTGTGGATGACGATCCTGGCATTCGCTTGGCAGTGGGCGATTACCTGGAATTTTGCGGTTACTCAGTGTTGGTAGCTGCGAATGGCAAAGATGCCCTAGAGTCTCTTTCGACTTATCGACCTCAGTTGATGGTGACAGATGCAGTGATGCCCGAGATGGATGGGTTTGAACTTGTGAAGCAAATCCGACAAATCCCATCCATGCGTTTATTGCCAGTGATTTTCCTGACTGCCCACGCTAAGACTCAAGATCGAATTCTCGGCTACCAGCTCGGCTGTGATATTTACTTGCCCAAGCCTTTTGAGCTGGAGGAGTTGGGGGCAGTGATTAGAAATCTTTTGGAGCGATCGCAGCTTATTCAAGCCGAGTGGCGCTTCGCCTCTGGTCCATTGGCCCCTCCCCTACCCCATCCGATCGTTCCCCAAATTAGCCTCACCACCAGAGAAACAGAAGTGTTGCAACTACTGGCAATGGGTCTTTCTAATGGTGGGATTGGCGCTCGGCTTCACCTCAGCCCCCGCACCGTCGAAAAATACGTTAGCAGCCTCCTGCGTAAAACCGAAACCACCAACCGCGCTCACTTAGTTCGCTTCGCGATCGAACAGCATCTGATTTAG
- a CDS encoding YbaB/EbfC family nucleoid-associated protein, translating to MTKGQGFGFGLGKMKELTEAFKKAQQVQEGAKRLQEELDQLEVEGVAGGGLVKFYLSGNQEPRRVEISPDVLGEGADVVASLVAEAAQDAYQKSTATMRERMEELTGGLNLPGL from the coding sequence ATGACAAAAGGACAGGGATTCGGCTTCGGTCTCGGAAAAATGAAAGAGCTGACCGAAGCTTTCAAAAAAGCTCAGCAGGTACAAGAAGGAGCGAAAAGGCTTCAGGAAGAATTAGACCAGCTAGAAGTAGAGGGAGTTGCTGGCGGTGGTTTGGTGAAATTCTATCTGAGTGGCAACCAAGAACCCCGACGGGTGGAAATTTCCCCTGATGTTCTCGGTGAGGGAGCCGATGTGGTGGCTAGCCTGGTGGCTGAGGCGGCGCAAGATGCTTACCAAAAGTCCACCGCCACGATGCGCGAGCGGATGGAAGAACTGACCGGCGGACTTAATCTGCCCGGTTTATAG
- the murB gene encoding UDP-N-acetylmuramate dehydrogenase, with translation MIMTISHEPLIAVNAAKANATAFSHEPKAKQLVADGSIYLPGTDCAVKSKISFATLTSFRVGGPAQWYVSPRNLEELKASFQWANVRNLPVTLVGAGSNLLVSDRGLPGLSIGTRNLRYTHFDPETGTVRAAAGQSLARLAWKAAELGWEGMEWAVGIPGTVGGAVVMNAGAHGTSTAEILVNTLVLDPKGNVEVLEVADLDYGYRTSALQSSAGSAPGRGGDRLVVEATFALKPGADPDRVIANTTEQLEHRRHTQPYHLPSCGSVFRNPEGPHGAGWLVEQTGLKGYRIGGAQVAERHANFILNCGGATANDIFQLIHYVQAQVQKRWSVTLEPEVRILGEFPDL, from the coding sequence ATGATTATGACTATTTCCCATGAACCGCTCATAGCTGTAAATGCGGCAAAGGCAAACGCCACGGCTTTTTCTCATGAGCCAAAAGCCAAACAGCTTGTTGCTGATGGCTCGATATATCTGCCAGGGACTGATTGTGCAGTCAAATCAAAAATTTCTTTTGCCACTCTGACTTCGTTTCGGGTTGGTGGGCCAGCACAGTGGTATGTATCCCCTCGCAATTTGGAGGAACTTAAGGCTAGTTTCCAGTGGGCAAATGTGCGGAATTTGCCGGTGACGTTGGTGGGTGCGGGCTCGAATTTACTGGTGAGCGATCGAGGCTTACCAGGACTGTCGATCGGCACCCGCAACCTCCGTTATACCCACTTTGACCCAGAAACCGGCACTGTACGAGCAGCCGCTGGTCAGTCTCTCGCTCGTCTAGCGTGGAAAGCCGCTGAACTGGGTTGGGAAGGCATGGAGTGGGCAGTAGGCATTCCCGGCACTGTGGGGGGAGCTGTGGTGATGAATGCTGGGGCCCACGGCACTAGCACCGCCGAGATCCTCGTGAATACCCTGGTCCTCGACCCCAAGGGTAATGTGGAAGTCCTGGAAGTAGCGGATTTGGATTATGGGTATCGCACTTCGGCGCTACAGTCATCGGCTGGGAGTGCCCCAGGACGCGGAGGCGATCGCTTAGTGGTAGAAGCCACTTTCGCCCTCAAACCTGGTGCTGACCCAGATCGGGTCATAGCCAACACTACCGAGCAACTAGAACACCGGCGCCACACCCAGCCATACCACTTGCCTAGCTGTGGCAGCGTGTTCCGCAATCCAGAGGGTCCTCACGGTGCTGGGTGGCTGGTAGAGCAAACTGGCCTCAAGGGCTACCGAATTGGGGGCGCCCAGGTTGCCGAGCGTCACGCCAACTTCATTCTCAACTGTGGCGGTGCCACGGCTAATGATATCTTCCAACTGATCCACTACGTTCAAGCACAGGTACAGAAGCGCTGGTCTGTGACGCTGGAACCAGAAGTGCGCATCCTTGGAGAGTTTCCCGATCTGTAG
- a CDS encoding peptidylprolyl isomerase: protein MLPWRENRASLWARLLKTTLLALLLFNLFTGLSYARESILPAGNAITDAKALLRYALPIDNQKVREIQTSLEDISFQLRGKRWTGVTSDISRASLLLKTQVEEILTDIPEARQTQAQDLLTQMQGQIASLQSAAEAQDKAQTLGARDRLLDSVGQLEELMVKEFPFEVPEPYSNRPLLKGRATVEVTTSAGAVTVIVDGYSAPVTAGNFVDLVQRGFYDGLPFIRSEDFYVLQTGDPPGPDEGFIDPKTGVYRNVPLEVLVRGDEKPIYGSTLEDLGIYFANPVLPFSAYGAVAMARPEAEPDGGSSQFFFFLFEPELTPAGLNLLDGRYAVFGYVVEGAEILGKIKKGDKIISARVVQGAENLVTPAA, encoded by the coding sequence ATGCTTCCTTGGAGGGAAAATCGCGCCAGTTTGTGGGCGCGCTTGCTCAAAACCACGCTCTTGGCACTGCTGCTGTTCAACCTGTTTACAGGGTTGAGCTACGCACGGGAGAGCATCTTGCCAGCGGGCAATGCCATCACCGATGCTAAAGCCTTACTGCGCTACGCCTTGCCAATTGACAACCAGAAAGTTAGAGAAATTCAAACCAGCTTGGAAGATATCTCATTCCAACTGCGGGGTAAACGCTGGACTGGCGTTACCAGCGATATCAGTCGGGCATCCTTGCTGCTGAAAACTCAGGTCGAGGAAATTTTGACCGACATCCCCGAAGCGCGACAAACCCAGGCACAAGACCTGTTGACCCAGATGCAAGGCCAAATAGCCTCTTTGCAGTCGGCAGCGGAAGCTCAGGACAAAGCCCAAACCCTAGGGGCACGCGATCGCCTTCTAGACAGCGTAGGGCAGCTCGAAGAGCTGATGGTGAAAGAATTTCCCTTTGAGGTGCCAGAGCCGTACAGCAACCGGCCCCTGCTCAAAGGACGCGCCACCGTAGAAGTAACCACCAGCGCCGGTGCTGTCACCGTCATCGTTGACGGCTACAGCGCCCCCGTCACTGCTGGCAATTTTGTGGACTTAGTGCAGCGCGGTTTCTACGACGGTCTGCCCTTCATTCGATCGGAAGACTTTTACGTTTTACAAACCGGCGACCCACCTGGACCAGATGAAGGTTTCATCGACCCCAAAACCGGCGTTTATCGCAACGTCCCCTTAGAAGTCCTGGTCCGGGGAGATGAAAAACCCATCTATGGCAGCACCCTAGAAGACCTCGGGATATACTTCGCCAATCCCGTATTGCCTTTCTCCGCCTACGGCGCCGTCGCAATGGCTAGACCAGAAGCCGAACCCGATGGCGGTTCTTCCCAGTTCTTCTTCTTCCTGTTTGAACCAGAACTGACCCCAGCCGGTCTCAACCTGCTTGATGGTCGTTATGCCGTCTTTGGCTATGTGGTGGAAGGGGCAGAAATCCTCGGCAAAATCAAAAAGGGCGACAAAATTATCTCTGCCCGAGTTGTACAAGGAGCTGAGAATCTAGTTACCCCCGCCGCTTAG
- a CDS encoding cytotoxic translational repressor of toxin-antitoxin stability system, whose translation MFLEVRYSRLFLLDLHRLPAPAYKRVYEFVFFKFPKLNRIEDLPELRQLSVSPIFYRFSIDDYLVAIEITGHLIKFLRILPLPGEGRRKSAR comes from the coding sequence ATGTTCCTTGAAGTGCGCTACAGCAGGCTTTTTTTGCTAGACCTCCATCGCTTGCCAGCCCCTGCCTACAAGCGTGTCTATGAGTTTGTGTTTTTTAAGTTCCCTAAGCTCAATCGGATCGAGGATTTGCCAGAACTCCGGCAACTGAGTGTTAGTCCCATATTTTACCGATTCTCCATCGATGACTACCTCGTGGCCATAGAAATCACCGGTCATTTAATCAAATTTCTGCGGATTTTACCCCTTCCGGGGGAGGGTCGGAGGAAATCGGCTAGATAA